DNA sequence from the Actinacidiphila yeochonensis CN732 genome:
CATGCCGACCAGGGTAGGCCCGGCACCGCCCGGCCCGTCCGCTGGCTCAGGGGGCCGCCGGGGCCTACCGGGTCGACGGCTCGACGACTCGACGGCGTCGACGGGGCCAGGGGCGGCGGGGCGCGGACGCGGGCCCGGTCAACCGGTGATGCGCATGAGCGTGATGTGGGCGTCGTCCACGGTGAAGGTGAAGTCGGACGGCCCGTTGAAGCCCTTGCCGCCGACCTCCGCGCTCACCGTGGTGGTGTCGCCCTCCGTACGGCTGCCGGTGACCCGCAGCGTCACCTCCTTGCCGATGAACTCGGCGTCGCTCCAGCGGCGGATCGCGTCATGGCCGCGGAAGACCCGTCCCCAGTCGTCC
Encoded proteins:
- a CDS encoding nuclear transport factor 2 family protein, whose translation is MTSTPPMPIPVAAALEAASAGNTEDLLAAFAPLGAVDDWGRVFRGHDAIRRWSDAEFIGKEVTLRVTGSRTEGDTTTVSAEVGGKGFNGPSDFTFTVDDAHITLMRITG